From Anopheles darlingi chromosome 2, idAnoDarlMG_H_01, whole genome shotgun sequence, the proteins below share one genomic window:
- the LOC125951028 gene encoding mediator of RNA polymerase II transcription subunit 12 isoform X2, giving the protein MNMRPLKRPRLGPPDVYPQEAKQREDELTSVHVKHGFATEHKLSEEFGTARNCNVSASKVGAYFNAILAKKEELMTLPDSGRKKQQINPKDNFWPVTARNKTTLDMWFKDLAGTKPLSSLAKKAPSFNKKEEIFAMLCENQVTMQRAAWFIKLSSAYTVAVSEAKIKKRQMPDPATEWTGTMIKFLKDLIPKLHEHYHHGPLQEKPSSGMGSTGGVSLNNSGGASALGMSSASGGSNPTTIPPPLSSPAGSMHSPAGSNSAAGGAMHSQQQQQQQLQQPLSPQEEQRLAQKQWNYSTQLCKYMYEEGLLDKQEFLNWIIDLLEKMKSSPNADDGLLRIYLPLAMQYLHDFVQSERFCRRLSYAVSKKLAQLINQMADNHNVNLHASEPDSTAGSKVSPDVAEPKDGKNDKMSNGGIVTAKPNPYELIFTEYLHCSHHRDVVLQLSCILQTITLECPTALVWCGVGETRSSSVLSGSPLDHLPVAPSALPMPERYAGNSNEDVRRQLFEAEESIKIRSRHAESRWCIDKWQTAAGNASLKILATLDALDGHCFDRMDSNNSLDFLYQKIFPPFQIQPNKPTTDGGAISGNPASLVGVAAAGASANGIDGKDAATKQFEYNVEQDASIVKILCEWAVSWQRWGEHRAMVVAWLLDKRQNEVFTALENESYSNNNLNNSDDKDSVLSGSGLNGGQPVFQHILMNFLDHDAPVLEDNGGTQSKSQFTNLVHLFSELIRHDVFSHDAYMCCLISRGDLLTGAGGMLSLDNHGICNAGLGTGPISNKPATSSSPNNPSGMDDDVLQTDFKAKLEDLDDSNVDDDLDKLLQHIKEDQQNSMDAPDSPKDPEHASASVGTGLGKAESPSRHFLYTEHFPLCQDDPISQHDCNQRYILLYGVGKERDEKKHAVKKMSKEICKLFSKKFSIDVAEGGKVKKHARSEFNFEATSNKCQAMSYFDQHVVTWQCAVQVQEMLNSFAAGNSYYLPVQEHVAFLFDLMESAFNIYGLIDTCIQILRELPEVEMQLIAKGSMPLVRSYTTSLSLYVVGVLRRYHCCLLLSQEQTTAIFEGLCRIVKHVSNPSDCSSAERCILAYLYDLYSACSSLKSRPQQEPFHNAYPKIKQALYTPLQPTPSVHTYNPQFMIDIITNPRRGGKIESGWARQLNESASNRYSFVCNAVVAVTRDIDNDCLNDIAAMCAELTACCNSLSSEWLGVLIALCGSNRDAGYYVDVLTQVDVQNTNIHNALSVFTSILVARHCFSLENFVAHVALPSLVQACKGRGETTPEIEAGARLSCHLLLRLFKTIECPQPGLYSVSTSPNPITVGNAHNIKLSCDRHLLAAAHKNIGVAPVLAVLKGILVVGDATANKVSSIFGTGKRSGLNTPVHPGSTPKSMSGSGDISHILGTSDLSILGNADESMLDVSMIELEELSPTASSARLYPSRQQNSHLNQDNATSLSEFAQHVLRQICSQEWVLERCLQNAEELCQQGMLIDNLLTAKQAQRLLHMICYPEHESNLIAELDQKAIIVRILENLEQWSLRISWLDLQLMFKQTNCSSPELSNWLDMVARAAIDVFRVNEFYVSGPDAKQEKVKPSTWLVAPLVSKLPSAVQGRILKVSGQVLESTSMFSKHKDGNGGNNSSNNNSHSHGANSNSSVSSNGSTFASKQSSQLNHQPFLGLVLTCLKGQDEQKEGLLQSLYAQLSQFLQNRDQSLETVGGIEDPCGFEKMLDALQLRYSLVGGLFDAIMKNATSTTDWAILFAQLISQGVIDLSNNSELFTTTLDMLATLIHSTLVSDSQTERDENKKLYTNLMKKLRKELGDKNGPSIKYVRQLLPLAKQTCEVIACESAGSSTDAKGNKINIDSIEKKHGLRLADKQRVSVWDLLEGHKNPAPLSWAWFGAVKIERKPLAYEETHRLLKYHTHSLFKPSSYYYEPLPLPPEEVDPLPDKLKDEMKADTPSSDQSPAPSTSSKKGKTVRKRKPKATAASQAAQNQAQAQPVMPALAATNAPQQMQQMQQQQLQQQQQQQHTLQQQQQQQQQHLQQHQQQQQLHLQQQHLQQQQQMQQQLQQQQQLQQQQQQQQQQQNQLMMQQQQQQSNLGQQQNNMQQQLGAQQQVGMTPQQTLQQMQNNNMGGMQMGGSMNPMNQQHLQQQYGQPNAGQMVGQGNIGGMQPGMGGMGPGMNASLMQQQQQQQQQQQQQQQQQQQQQQPQQAQQQQSQQGPQQQPQQQQGNPNMGFVGNVNQMNQMAGQGAGGQQWGGYNPMQQQQQQQQSQQQQAQQQSQPQPQSQQQQSQQQQQQQQQQAGPQQTGPQQGAQQGPQQGPQQASQQLQQQQMYYGQGMGQGPINRYDRPALNNPKQALSNMLRSKIPMNAGHPGFMQQQQQQQQQQQAQAQRNPQQQAFIRGPMRAGMPGNPVVGNPGAMGPMNPAMAGGGAGLGTAAGVGGSGGGAGGAGGNVAAGVMGGGQQGGMGAAGMMGVQQGGQGPPGAAGMMNQNSAGLMGSSGASIMGQSGGSMIQANMLNQQNPALVVGQGMGSGGGGSGGAGAGASGGGGGAGIGAGSGMVTGNAGMGGNAGGMGSNAGGMGGNVGGMGTSGGMVTSGGMVTGGMGNSGIGTATAMGGGQGAMGNSGMANNAGMGNPGMANPGMGMGNMQQQGGNMQGGMFQGQNVPYQNVNQNYPNYGNQGMGQQGGQGGMMGNFNPMAQQQRNTQAEFLAQQQRALAAGRGQYGQHAPNVTMGNMGVNQGAVPPYPRQGGKPGVGGNIPQTQQQFQQQQRLRLMMQQQQQQQQQSGMGQGGNAQGLIQNQGQGMNTQQTPNLVAQLQRQMPNQNNMMGQQYPHQPPQY; this is encoded by the exons ATGAATATGCGACCGCTGAAACGGCCCCGATTGGGGCCACCGGATGTGTATCCGCAAGAGGCGAAGCAGCGGGAGGACGAGCTTACGTCGGTGCACGTAAAACACGGTTTTGCAACGGAGCATAAACTGTCCGAGGAATTCGGCACGGCCCGCAACTGTAACGTGTCGGCGAGCAAAGTTGGGGCATACTTCAATGCGATTCTGGCCAAGAAGGAAGAGCTCATGACGTTGCCAGATTCGGGACGGAAAAAGCAGCAAATCAACCCGAAAGACAACTTCTGGCCCGTTACAGCTCGCAACAAAACTACGTTAGATATGTGGTTTAAGGATCTGGCCGGTACGAAACCACTGAGCAGCCTGGCCAAGAAGGCTCCATCGTTTAacaagaaggaggagatcTTCGCGATGCTCTGTGAGAATCAGGTCACGATGCAACGGGCCGCGTGGTTCATCAAGCTCAGTTCCGCCTACACGGTGGCGGTTTCCGAGGCAAAGATCAAGAAACGCCAAATGCCCGATCCAGCTACCGAGTGGACGGGCACGATGATCAAATTTTTGAAAGATCTCATACCGAAACTCCACGAACACTACCATCATGGCCCGCTGCAGGAGAAACCTTCTTCCGGCATGGGTAGCACCGGTGGCGTTAGTTTGAACAATAGTGGCGGTGCCAGCGCGCTAGGAATGAGCAGTGCTTCAGGAGGATCGAACCCAACAACTATTCCACCACCTCTGTCCAGCCCGGCCGGTAGTATGCACAGTCCGGCAGGTAGCAATTctgccgccggtggtgcgaTGCAttcccaacaacagcaacagcagcaactacaaCAGCCACTGTCCCCTCAGGAAGAGCAACGGTTGGCTCAAAAACAGTGGAATTATTCAACCCAACTTTGCAAGTACATGTACGAAGAGGGTCTGCTGGACAAACAGGAGTTTCTCAATTGGATTATCGATCTGTTGGAGAAGATGAAATCTTCCCCAAATGCCGACGATGGTCTACTACGTATCTATTTGCCCCTGGCCATGCAATATTTGCATGATTTCGTACAATCGGAGCGTTTTTGTCGTCGCTTGTCTTATGCCGTCTCGAAGAAACTTGCCCAGCTTATCAATCAAATGGCTGATAATCACAACGTGAACCTGCATGCCTCGGAACCAGACAGCACAGCCGGGTCTAAGGTTTCCCCAGACGTAGCGGAGCCAAAGGACGGAAAGAATGATAAAATGTCCAACGGTGGAATAGTGACAGCGAAGCCGAATCCGTACGAATTGATCTTCACCGAGTACCTGCATTGTTCGCACCATCGAGATGTTGTTTTGCAGCTCTCTTGTATTCTACAAACGATCACGTTAGAATGCCCAACTGCCttagtgtggtgtggtgttggagAAACACGTTCCTCATCGGTACTTTCCGGCAGTCCACTGGATCACCTACCTGTCGCACCATCAGCACTACCTATGCCAGAGCGTTATGCTGGAAATTCGAACGAAGACGTCCGTCGTCAGTTGTTTGAGGCCGAAGAAAGTATCAAGATCCGCTCCCGACACGCCGAGTCGCGATGGTGCATCGATAAATGGCAAACGGCGGCTGGTAACGCGAGTCTAAAGATACTGGCCACACTTGATGCACTTGATGGACACTGCTTCGATCGGATGGACTCGAACAATTCGCTGGATTTTTTGTATCAAAAAATATTTCCTCCGTTTCAAatccaaccaaacaaaccaacaaccgatGGAGGAGCTATTTCCGGAAACCCTGCTTCGCTAGTTGGAGTAGCTGCAGCGGGTGCTAGTGCCAACGGTATTGATGGAAAGGACGCCGCTACTAAGCAATTCGAATAT AATGTTGAGCAAGATGCTTCGATTGTGAAGATTTTGTGCGAATGGGCCGTCTCATGGCAAAGGTGGGGTGAACATCGAGCCATGGTTGTCGCCTGGTTGCTTGATAAACGACAAAACGAGGTGTTCACAGCGCTAGAGAATGAAAGCTATAGCAATAACAACCTAAACAACTCCGACGATAAAGACTCGGTGCTTTCGGGTAGTGGATTGAATGGTGGTCAACCGGTCTTTCAACATATACTTATGAACTTCCTCGATCATGATGCACCGGTACTAGAGGATAACGGCGGCACTCAAAGCAAATCGCAATTCACTAATCTGGTGCACCTGTTTAGTGAGCTTATCCGGCACGACGTCTTTTCACACGATGCCTACATGTGCTGTTTGATTTCTCGTGGCGATCTGCTGACTGGTGCGGGTGGAATGCTGTCACTTGATAATCACGGTATTTGCAATGCTGGCCTGGGAACTGGGCCGATTTCGAACAAACCGGCCACCTCCTCTTCACCGAACAATCCTAGTGGAATGGATGACGATGTGCTTCAGACGGATTTCAAGGCAAAGCTGGAAGATCTGGATGATTCGAACGTCGATGACGACCTAGATAAATTATTACAACATATCAAGGAGGATCAGCAAAATTCGATGGATGCCCCAGACAGTCCAAAGGATCCTGAACACGCCTCAGCATCAGT TGGTACCGGATTGGGCAAGGCTGAGTCGCCTAGCCGGCACTTTTTGTACACGGAACACTTTCCACTTTGCCAAGATGACCCGATTTCTCAGCACGATTGTAATCAGCGGTACATTCTACTGTATGGTGTAGGTAAAGAACGTGACGAAAAGAAGCACGCCGTGAAGAAAATGTCGAAAGAGATTTGCAAGTTGTTTTCGAAGAAGTTCAGCATTGATGTAGCCGAAGGTGGCAAGGTGAAAAAGCATGCACGCAGTGAGTTCAACTTCGAAGCAACTTCGAACAAGTGTCAGGCAATGTCTTACTTCGATCAACATGTCGTCACATGGCAGTGTGCGGTGCAAGTTCAGGAAATGTTGAATAGCTTCGCGGCCGGCAACAGTTATTATTTACCTGTTCAAGAGCATGTAGCCTTTCTATTTGATCTGATGGAATCAGCGTTCAACATCTACGGACTTATTGATACGTGCATTCAGATATTACGTGAGCTACCAGAGGTAGAGATGCAACTGATTGCCAAGGGTTCGATGCCGCTGGTGCGTAGTTACACGACGTCGCTGAGTTTGTATGTGGTTGGAGTGCTACGAAGATATCATTGCTGTTTACTGTTGTCTCAAGAGCAAACTACGGCCATCTTCGAAGGTCTCTGTCGCATAGTGAAACACGTAAGCAACCCCAGCGATTGCAGTTCAGCTGAACGGTGTATTTTGGCTTATCTGTACGATCTATACTCCGCCTGCTCATCGTTGAAGTCTCGCCCACAGCAAGAACCGTTCCACAATGCGTACCCGAAGATTAAGCAAGCACTCTATACACCGTTACAACCGACCCCGTCAGTGCATACATACAACCCGCAGTTCATGATCGATATCATCACAAATCCGAGACGCGGCGGTAAAATCGAGAGCGGCTGGGCAAGACAGTTGAACGAATCCGCCTCCAACCGGTATAGCTTCGTGTGTAATGCGGTAGTAGCAGTGACGCGTGATATCGACAATGATTGTCTGAATGACATCGCGGCAATGTGCGCGGAACTAACAGCCTGCTGTAACTCGCTTAGCTCCGAATGGCTAGGTGTGTTGATTGCACTCTGTGGCTCGAATCGTGATGCTGGATACTACGTCGACGTGCTAACGCAGGTAGACGTGCAGAATACAAATATCCACAACGCCCTTTCGGTGTTCACCAGCATCCTTGTGGCTCGTCACTGCTTTTCGCTGGAGAATTTCGTAGCACACGTTGCTCTTCCCTCACTGGTGCAAGCCTGCAAGGGCCGAGGAGAAACAACACCGGAAATAGAAGCTGGCGCTAGATTGTCTTGTCATCTGCTGTTACGGTTGTTTAAAACTATTGAATGTCCACAACCGGGCCTATATTCCGTGAGCACTTCTCCAAATCCTATCACGGTCGGGAATGCACATAACATCAAGCTCAGTTGCGATCGACATCTCCTGGCTGCGGCACATAAAAACATTGGCGTGGCGCCCGTTTTGGCAGTTTTGAAAGGTATTCTGGTGGTTGGCGATGCTACTGCAAACAAGGTATCTTCGATCTTTGGCACGGGAAAGCGTAGTGGTCTAAACACACCGGTGCATCCGGGAAGCACACCAAAGAGTATGTCCGGATCGGGTGATATCAGCCACATTCTTGGGACCAGTGATCTATCAATATTGGGCAACGCGGATGAATCGATGTTGGATGTATC GATGATCGAACTGGAGGAACTATCTCCTACTGCGTCCTCCGCTCGATTGTACCCTAGCAG GCAACAAAACTCTCATCTGAATCAGGACAACGCGACAAGCCTTTCGGAGTTTGCTCAACATGTCCTTCGACAGATCTGTTCGCAG GAATGGGTGTTGGAGCGTTGTTTGCAGAACGCGGAAGAGTTGTGTCAGCAAGGAATGCTGATTGATAATTTGCTAACGGCCAAACAggcgcaacggttgctgcacaTGATTTGTTATCCCGAGCACGAGTCAAACTTGATCGCGGAACTTGATCAAAAGGCGATTATCGTACGAATTCTAGAGAACCTGGAGCAATGGTCGTTGCGTATTTCTTGGCTCGATTTACAGCTGATGTTTAAGCAGACAAACTGCAGCTCACCCGAATTGTCCAACTGGCTGGACATGGTCGCACGGGCGGCGATCGATGTGTTCCGTGTAAACGAGTTCTACGTGAGTGGGCCTGACGCAAAGCAGGAAAAAGTAAAGCCATCCACTTGGTTAGTGGCTCCACTGGTTTCCAAATTACCCAGCGCCGTGCAAGGTCGAATATTGAAGGTTTCTGGACAGGTACTCGAGAGTACGAGCATGTTTAGCAAGCATAAGGATGGCAATGGAGGGAATAACAGTAGCAACAATAATAGCCACAGTCACGGAGCCAATAGTAACAGCTCGGTTAGCTCGAATGGAAGCACCTTCGCCAGCAAGCAGTCATCGCAGCTAAACCATCAGCCGTTTCTGGGATTGGTGTTGACATGTTTGAAGGGACAGGACGAGCAGAAAGAGGGTTTGCTGCAATCGTTGTATGCTCAACTTTCACAGTTCTTACAAAATCGCGACCAAAGT CTGGAAACTGTTGGTGGAATTGAAGACCCCTGTGGATTTGAAAAGATGCTGGATGCACTTCAATTACGCTATTCCCTGGTGGGAGGTTTGTTTGATGCGATCATGAAAAATGCCACCTCCACTACCGATTGGGCTATACTTTTTGCACAGCTGATCAGCCAGGGGGTGATTGATTTGAGTAATAACTC TGAATTGTTCACGACGACACTCGACATGCTAGCCACGCTTATCCATTCGACTTTGGTAAGCGATAGTCAAACGGAGCGAGACGAGAACAAGAAGCTGTATACGAATCTCATGAAAAAGCTTCGCAAAGAGCTGGGTGATAAGAATGGTCCCTCAATTAAGTACGTCCGTCAGTTGCTACCCTTGGCCAAGCAAACATGTGAAGTTATAGCATGTGAATCGGCCGGATCCTCTACCGATGCCAAAGGCAATAAGATCAACATAGATAGTATCGAAAAGAAACAT GGTCTCCGATTGGCGGATAAGCAACGAGTGAGCGTTTGGGATTTGCTGGAAGGTCACAAAAACCCAGCCCCTCTGTCATGGGCATGGTTTGGTGCCGTAAAAATTGAACGAAAGCCTCTTGCGTACGAAGAGACGCATCGTTTGTTGAAGTATCACACGCACAGCTTATTTAAACCAAGCAGTTACTACTACgaaccactaccactgccTCCGGAGGAAGTGGACCCATTGCCCGATAAACTGAAGGACGAGATGAAAGCCGATACACCTTCCTCCGATCAATCACCAGCACCTAGCACAAGCTCGAAGAAAGGCAAAACAGTACGCAAGCGAAAACCAAAAGCTACCGCGGCTAGCCAGGCGGCACAAAATCAAGCGCAAGCTCAACCTGTTATGCCCGCACTAGCAGCGACCAATGCTCCACAGCAGATGCAGcaaatgcaacagcaacaattgcaacaacagcaacaacaacaacacacgctacaacagcaacaacagcagcaacaacaacatttgcagcaacatcaacaacagcaacagttgcatttgcagcaacaacatttacagcagcagcagcagatgcaacaacaattgcaacagcagcaacagcttcaacagcaacagcagcagcaacaacagcagcagaatcaaTTGAtgatgcaacagcaacagcagcaatcaaaTCTCGgtcaacaacaaaataatatGCAACAACAGCTTGGtgcacagcagcaggtcgGTATGACACCACAACAGACGCTAcagcaaatgcaaaacaacaataTGGGCGGCATGCAGATGGGCGGATCGATGAATCCGATGAATCAACAGCACCTACAACAACAGTACGGCCAACCGAACGCGGGTCAAATGGTCGGACAAGGAAACATCGGTGGTATGCAGCCAGGCATGGGCGGAATGGGTCCTGGCATGAATGCTAGTTtgatgcagcaacaacagcaacagcagcagcaacaacaacaacaacagcagcagcagcaacagcagcagcagccacaacaagctcaacaacaacaatcgcaacaagggccacagcaacaaccgcaacaacagcagggcAATCCAAATATGGGCTTTGTTGGCAACGTGAATCAAATGAACCAAATGGCTGGTCAaggtgccggtggccagcagTGGGGTGGTTACAATCCtatgcaacaacagcagcagcaacaacaatcgcaacagcagcaagcccAACAACAATCGCAACCTCAACCccaatcacaacaacagcaatctcagcaacagcagcaacaacagcaacagcaagctgGTCCGCAACAGACAGGACCTCAGCAAGGAGCGCAGCAAGGCCCACAGCAAGGACCACAGCAAGCTTCTCAAcaattgcagcaacagcaaatgtACTATGGTCAGGGCATGGGTCAAGGTCCAA TAAATCGATACGATCGTCCTGCATTGAACAACCCAAAACAAGCCCTATCGAACATGCTACGATCGAAGATTCCGATGAATGCTGGCCATCCGGGCTtcatgcagcaacaacagcagcagcaacagcagcagcaggcacaggCCCAACGCAATCCACAGCAGCAAGCATTCATACGCGGACCGATGCGAGCAGGCATGCCGGGGAATCCAGTCGTTGGCAATCCCGGTGCCATGGGCCCAATGAATCCTGCAATGGCAGGTGGGGGGGCTGGTCTTGGAACGGCCGCTGGAGTCgggggcagtggtggtggtgctggtggcgccgGTGGTAATGTAGCTGCTGGAGTGATGGGTGGTGGCCAGCAAGGTGGCATGGGTGCGGCTGGCATGATGGGTGTACAGCAAGGAGGCCAGGGTCCACCAGGTGCCGCGGGAATGATGAATCAGAACAGTGCAGGCCTTATGGGTTCGTCTGGTGCATCGATCATGGGACAGTCTGGTGGTAGTATGATTCAGGCGAACATGCTTAATCAACAGAATCCAGCACTGGTGGTCGGCCAAGGAATGGgtagtggaggtggtggtagtggcggtgctggagctggagctagtggagggggtggaggtgcCGGAATCGGGGCTGGAAGTGGAATGGTGACCGGTAATGCCGGTATGGGAGGTAATGCGGGCGGAATGGGCAGTAATGCCGGTGGCATGGGCGGTAATGTTGGAGGCATGGGTACCAGCGGAGGAATGGTGACATCAGGTGGTATGGTTACCGGTGGTATGGGTAACTCTGGCATTGGCACGGCAACGGCGATGGGAGGCGGTCAAGGGGCGATGGGCAACAGCGGAATGGCAAATAACGCTGGCATGGGCAATCCGGGCATGGCAAATCCTGGAATGGGCATGGGTAATATGCAACAGCAGGGAGGCAACATGCAAGGCGGAATGTTCCAGGGTCAAAACGTTCCTTACCAGAACGTGAACCAGAACTATCCCAACTATGGTAATCAAGGCATGGGCCAGCAGGGTGGCCAGGGTGGTATGATGGGTAACTTCAATCCCATGGCCCAACAGCAGCGCAATACGCAGGCCGAATTCCTggcacagcaacagcgagcGCTTGCTGCCGGTCGAGGGCAGTACGGTCAGCATGCACCGAATGTCACAATGGGCAACATGGGGGTGAACCAAGGTGCAGTTCCACCGTACCCTAGGCAAGGCGGCAAACCAGGCGTTGGAGGAAATATCCCACAAactcagcagcagttccagcagcaacaacggctaCGTTTGatgatgcaacagcagcaacaacaacaacagcagtcaG GCATGGGACAGGGTGGTAATGCGCAGGGATTGATCCAAAATCAGGGACAAGGCATGAATACACAGCAGACGCCCAACCTGGTGGCACAGTTGCAACGCCAAATGCCGAATCAGAACAACATGATGGGACAACAGTACCCGCATCAACCACCGCAGTATTAA